ACAATCTTGAGTCCTGTGAAATTTTATATGGATGCAATGAACTCTGGGTAATTCCCCCCACTTGCTCTGTATAGGGCCCCACTGGGCAGGAAGCAGAGTTGTGGTGGTGAAAAAGCAGCCCccagccctcttccccctcccttttccccatagCAGAGGGGTTCTGGTTTGGTctccagcctcagtttctccctgctCCATTGTCCCAGCGGCTCTTGAGCCACAGTGCGGTTGGGGACCGATTTGCTTGGGGAAGGGGAGCGCCGACCCCGACGGAGTCACCTGGCTTCTTTTCCGGCAGGGAGTGCTGGTGTTTCTGGAGCAAGCACTCATTCAGTATGCCCTGCGCACCTTGGGCAGCCGGGGCTACACCCCCATCTACACCCCATTCTTCATGCGTAAGGAGGTGATGCAGGAGGTGGCTCAGCTCAGCCAGTTTGATGAGGAGCTCTACAAGGTAAGAGGccatggggagagtcagggacaaAGGAGAGGGCCGGGGCTGGACACCCTCGCCATCTCATTCCCGTTGACCCGCATGGGTGCTGCTACCCGGCCAAAGCACCAGCCGTCCTGCTAATTAGTTAGGCTAATTAAGCCATCACACCCTTCCCTCTGGCTCAGGGAGCACTCTGTGAGCAATTGCTAAGGGGTGGCAATGTGTAGGACGGGGGACCGTTCGGAGGAGTGGTAGCAGAGATGTCCAGTCCATAGCCCCCTCTTATCCTCCCCCCACTCTGTCACTCCTAGTTTGGGTGAAAAGGAACCAGAATCTAACctatcttcccccaccccaacccttccAAAGAGATTTGGGGTGTGGGTGTGAACAAATGGAAAATGAGGAATTTGATCTGGAAGACTGGGTAGAGATCCCACCCCTAGTCGGGAGTCGGCTGGAACGGTGCTAAATTCTGATCCCCAAGCCCCATCACTGCCCCAAGGAGCTCTCTTCTTCTACTCCAGCAATCTTGGGGAGCTCCCGGCTGTGAGAAATATTCCTGGACCAGTCTCCTGAACTACCTGCCTGGCCTGAGGCCgagatccccctccttccttcccgtctTCTCTCACACCTTACCGCTTCCGCCcgcccaccctcccttcctctctgccctgccaGGTGATCGGCAAGGGCAGCGAGAAGGCCGACGACAACTCCTACGACGAGAAGTACCTGATCGCCACCTCGGAGCAGCCCATCGCGGCGCTGCACCGGGATGAGTGGCTGCGGCCCGAGGACCTGCCCATCAAGTATGCCGGACTCTCCACCTGCTTCCGGCAGGAGGTGGGCTCCCATGGCCGCGACACCCGCGGCATCTTCCGCGTCCACCAGTTTGAGAAGGTAAGTCACCCCCTCTGCCATCCGGGGGCACCGGGGTAGGTGGCCGGAGGGACCTGGGAGGGGGGAAACCGGTGTCAGAGGCGGCCCCAGACTCGGACCTGGACCCGCTGGTGGACCCAGATCTCTAGAGCTGGAGGGCCATCGGACCGGGCTGCGTGAATTCCCCTCCCTCCATGGGAAATGAGCAGAAATTTTCGTGAGAAGAATGAGAGGCCATCCGTAGCCCCACTCACAAGCTGAGAAAAGAGGTTTTGGGTGTCCTTCAgggtccccccccaacccccagccctcaTCTCCTGCCCCCGGCCTGCTGCTGTTCGCATCActaaccctctctccctccctgctttctgGTGAAGGGGCAGCTACAGGCCTTGGCCCccaagcaatcagtagtatttatattgagggcttactgtgagcagagcactgtactaagcacttgaaagagtacggtacaacagaatagttatagaccatccctgcccacaaggagcttattagactagagggagagaaattatAGACAGATCTTTACATAGGTGCCAGGGGAGGGGTGACTATCCAAGTTCTTAAGGGGAACAGATTCAAGCACAAAGGACGAggcagtcagggaagaccacttggaggagctGTGTTTTTTTGGAagagttttgaaggtagggagacggttggtctgtcagatgtgaaagggaagggaggaccaggcccaggggaggatgtgggcaaggggtcagtggcaagagagatgagatggaggtacactgagaaggttggtgttagaggagcgttgtgtgcggtctgggttggaggaggaggtcagggatgtaaggtaggatggggagagctaactgagtgctttaaagccaatggcaaggggtttctgtttgatgcagagatagatgggccattccaatcaatcaatcaatcaatcgtatttattgagcgcttactgtgtgcagagcactgtactaagcgcttgggaagtacaagttggcaacatatagacggtccctacccaacagtgggctcacagtctgaaagggggagacagagaacaaaaccaaacatactaacaaaataaaataaatagaatagatatgtacaatccttcctctcccctccccatgtctcccctcatgcttccttcccccatcccctgacCACCCCTGTTTGGCTGAAGGAGGAGAACCCCAGGAGGTTGGCTCTGGTTCAGCGCCTTGCAtctcccatgtctccccatctccagCAGTGACttgttcatcttcctcctctccactctccctggGAGTGGGCAAGGCACGGGGGCCAAGCCcgcagctctgcccctgctcaggTTTGAGTCTCCTTGCACCTCCGCCACTCCCCCAGATCGAGCAGTTCGTCTACTCATCACCCCACGACAACAAGTCCTGGGAGATGTTTGACGAGATGATTGGCACGGCGGAGGAGTTCTACCAGGCGCTGGGCATCCCCTACCACATCGTGAATATCGTCTCAGGTACCGACCCCGCCTGGGCCCAAGCACCCCTGCCCAGGCCGACTGATTAGTTAGGCTAAAGTAAAACTTCACACCCTTCCCTCTTGCCCTGGGGACACCCTGAGCGATGGTTACTGGGTCAGTGGGCAGTTCTGGGATTCATTTGTGGGGCTGGCCACAGAGGCATTCAGTCCGTGGGCACCCTGCCCTCCCGGTAAGTGGAGTTTGGGAGAGCTGCAgctgtggaggggagaggatcCAGGGAGCCAGGGAGTGTATGAGTCAGTGGCACATTAGCCAGCGGTCTGCAGCTCTCCAGAGGGCAGGGTGAACGCCTGGaggtgtccagtgctctgccaggaaggggcagggaaacaGCTGGGGAGTCGGGCCTGGCAGGGTGGTGGTCCCTCTATaaaccctctcttcccacctGACTCCTGCTCACAGCAGGGAGGACTTCCCAGGCAGCTGGCTGCCCCCACATCACCCCTTGCAGCTCCTCTGGCTTGGGGAGGGCAGAAAGGTAGTGCCCCATCCACAATCCCACTTCCCCTCATCCTTCCCTTTGGCTGTTGGGGGTTTTCTCACACAGGCTCCTTGAACCATGCGGCCAGCAAGAAGTTGGACCTGGAGGCCTGGTTCCCTGGCTCAGGTGCTTTCCGCGAATTGGTTTCCTGTTCCAACTGCACCGATTACCAGGCCCGGCGGCTGCGAATCCGCTACGGGCAGACCAAGAAGATGATGGACAAGGTGGGTGGCGGCGGCTTGGAACCCCCCAAGGTTGGCCCTCGGGGTGGGCCCCTTACTAGCccctattattattccctggtagGGCTGAGCTCACCAGTTCAGGGGTTCCTTGCTCCCCTAGGATATTTTCTCTTGCATTTTGGGAGAGCAGGCTGCCAGTCATCTTCCCAGAGTAGGCTGGGATCAATTGTGATGGACCCCTTGCCCCCCAGACCCAACTCCCAAACCAGATCTTCCCTTACCATGCCCCCCAAGCCCACCCCTAGCACCCTAATGCCCCCTCACCACCTCCCTTGAATTCTCCCTAAAAAAATGAAGCCCAAATtccagttagggggtggggagaggctgggcatTGAGAGTCTTCCTGCTGAGACTACCCAAGGTGGGTTCTGAGCCTTGGAGTGGTGCCAGAAGTAGAGATTTCGACTACCTGAAGATGCTCTTCCTCTCAGGTGGAGTTTGTTCACATGCTCAATGCCACAATGTGTGCCACCACCCGCACCATCTGTGCCATCCTGGAGAACTACCAGACGGAAAAGGGCATCGTTGTGCCTGAGAAGCTAAGGCAGTTCATGCCACCAGGTAAGGACCCTGGCCAACTTGGTTGTTGCCTGATAGATGGGCTCACCCCTCGCTCTGAAATTCCACCCACCGTCACCCACTGTCGTCCGTCTGTCGGGTGTCCGTTACGGCCGCCTCCCGCGCCGTCAAGAGCTGGGCTCTACAGTAGAGGTATTTAGGTAAGGAAACAGTGAGGAGTGGGAAAGTCAGAAACTACAGGCTGAAGGTTCAAAGGAAAAAATTAAGTCCCTGAatatcttctcctcccttcccccgtcCGTGGCCCCGGGCTTGCCACCCTTCATTTCAGCTGCCAGGGCCGAGGAAACCGGTGCTTGGCCTCGAGCCCTACCTGAATTCTGGGATGTGGCGCAGGAGTGGAGGTGGACTTAGGTGTCATTTCGGGGCAACTCTGAGGTGTGGGCACCGTGATGTCTGATCGGCCCAGAGGGCCGTGGCTAGAGGGGCGCTGAATGGGCCTGACTGCCTCGCACGTATGCTCCACTGTGCCACACGTACTGTGTTTCCTGCTGCCCCTCTCCAGCCCACATCCCACTCTAAGTGGAAGATGGGGGATTTGGGAGCAGGGTAGTGAGGCCCAGCCTGCTGGCCGGCGGACCTCAAGAGGCCTAGCAGAGGCCCAGCCTGGTCGTGTCTCTCTTCACCTGGGCCGTTTCCCTCCCAGATCTCCAGGAGCTGATTCCTTTTGTGAAAGCGGCCCCCATTGACCAGGAGCCTTctaagaagcagaagaagcagcatgagggCGGCAAAAAGAAAGCAGCCGCAGGGGACAGCGCCCTGGAGGGCCGGCTGCAAAACATGGAGGTCACCGACGCCTGAGCCCACACCAACCACCCCAACCGCTAATCACCTCTCATCTCTGCCAGCTACGAGCTGGAACCTGAGCGTCCAGCCCCTTGGCTGCAAAGGGGAAAGGGAATCAATCCACTCTTCTATTGTCCAAGATTCCTGAGTCTCTGCATGGATTCAGGACTTTATCCCTGGTGACTAATGCAACAGTGTAATAAAGCATGTGTGGGGAAGGCCCCATGCTGCTTTGGAGCCCTCCGTCATCTCCTCAACTGTCCTCCTGCCCAGAGTCTGTCCTGCCTCTCTGTCCCCAGCTTGCTCCCCAGTCTCAGCAGTTTGGTTGAGGAAGGCACTGGGGAGGGAATCTGTCCTCTGGACACATGACTAAACGACCTGGTGTTCCTCTGACCCCTTTACCCAGGTGGTCAAAGAGCCGCTGCTGGGTGTTGGTCTAGTGGGAGAGGCCAGAGACCAAATATGATGGAAATCCTTTCTCAAAAGCATCCAGCTGGCATGGGAGAAATCAGACCAGCCTTGTGCCCTAGCCCCTCTagctaatattactactactacaaaaccACTACTAGAATAGCAGTACagcagcaacatggcttagtggaaaaccacgggcttgggagtcagagaccatgggttctaatccagctctgccacttctctgcagtgtgaccttgggtcagtcactttacttctctgtgcctgtaacctcatctgtaaaatagggattaagactgtgagccccatgtgggacaatctgattaccttgtatctatcccagcacttggaacatagtagtaTGGcacagtaataaatgccataattattgttattactaataataataatgacatttaagcatttactacatgccaagcactatattaagcactggggtgggtgcaagataatcaggtccctgagAGCTGTCCCAGGGAGATGGAGCAGAGCTGAGGGATGAGTATGGccttcctctttcccacctcccccacccctgagAGGGGGGGTGCCGGTCTCCTGGAGCTTTGCTGTGGAAGGAAAAATGGGTTTGGCGCTCAGCCCTTCCTTCCCAGGGGCTGCTTCTGTCCCCCTGTTGCTCCCAACAGGTTTGAGTCCTTTCCACAAGAGGTTGGGGGGAAGGCCCATCCACCAGGGTTGAGACTgataagggagaggagaggatcgGCAGGACCCCTCATCAAGGGTCGCCCACCCTCCTGGGCCAACAGTCCCTTACTGCCTCCCTGCCAGTCCAGCCCTGGTGACTGGAATTGCTGTCTGGGCTGTGTTTATCTCAGGCCTTTTATCCTTGcatctccaggcccttgggtctaaTAACATCTTGGTTGTCCCTAGCCAGCAGTTGGCTTGGGGAGCCCAGAGGGCTTCCCAGGACCTGGCTGTTTGATCCCTGGGATAGTGCCATGAGGCAGGGAGAGTCGGGGAGTGACTACACTGGCCTCAATCGGGTGGACCaaagaagtgggagacaggcagtcACTCTGAGTCCAAGTGAGATCTGGGGGTCTCCCTCCTAGGGTGGCGGGAGGCAGAactgaaagggtttgggtgggcatgcttgtaataattatggcattaagtgcttactatgtgctgggcactgtactaagtgctggggtggatacaagcaaattgggttggacacagtccctattctgcaaagggttcccagtcttcatccccattttgtagatgaggtaactgaggcacagagaagtggcttgcccaaggccacagagcaagcaagtggagacGGGAATAGAACCATGACCcgcaggctcccaggcctgtgctctatccattacgacaTGCTGCTCCTCACCTCTGATACCACTGTCTTCCATAGACTCCCTGGGTGACAGTGGGCTGGCCCCTTAATCTGGCCACTGGAACTCCCCGTCCAACTTGGAGCACATGAAAGGGCAGTGGCgaagggattttcattcattcatttaatcgtatttattgagcgcttactgtgtgcagagcactgtactaagctcttgggaattacaagttggcaacatatagagacggtccctacccaacagtgggctcacagatcagtcaatcgtatttactgagcgcttactgtgtgcagagcactgtactaagcgcttgggacgtccaagttggcaacatatagagacggtccctacccaacagtgggctcacggatgAATGGGGAAGCCGGGACCCCCCAGCTGGAGATTGAGGGCACCCTTTCCCCAGAGCCCATTGGCTCCTCCACCCCAGCCAGCTCGGGATCACAAAGCAGCCCAGAGACTTGACAAAAGGCTGCCACCCCAGAGCCTCCCATTTGTAATTCAAAGGGGCTTGGAATTCACATTCCTGTAGCCGTTGGGTCGGAAGAAAAGGCAGCTTAGGGGCTTGGGTTTGACTGGGAAGAGCTGGTGTGTGATGGGTTTCAGGGACTCCGCAGGGCAGGAGGCCAGGCCGGGGTTGTGTTGGGCCAACAGAGGAGCAAGATGGAGAAAAAGTTGCTGTGCTTCTCCGGGCAGTCTACAGCTCCTGCCGGCCCCGCCATCTCCGCCACCCCCTTTAGCCCCCAGCCATGAGAGCAGTGTGGGAGGGCCAGGCCACTGGGGCTCTCAACCCCCGGGGGCTGGGCTCTAAGACTGGCACCCCCGCATGCCAGCCTGCCCTTCCACTCCTCAACCAACCAGTTTGCCAGAGCCGCCTGGCCCCGGCACCCCAGCCGTTTTCTAATTcatggttcactggaaagagcccacgattgggagtcagaggtcatgggttctaatccctgcaccgccgcttgtcggctgtgtgactgggaaacccacttaacttctctgggcctccgttacctcatctgtaaaatggggattaagaccgtgagccctgcgtgggacaacctgatcaccttgcatccaccccagcgcttaatgcttCGCATatataagggtttaacaaatgccatagagaagcagcgtggctcagtgggaaagagccggggctttggagtcagaggtcatgggttcaaatcctggctctgtcaattgtcagctgtgtgacttgggcaagtcacttcacttttctgggcctcagttacctcatctgtaaaatggggactaagactgtgagccccacgtgggacaacctgatcaccttgtaacctccccagcgcttagaacagtgctttgcacatagtaagtgcttaataaatgccattattattattatattattattttatatattattaattgcaGCATGGTGCcccaagagtcagtcagtcaattgtatttattgagtgcttactgagcgtgcacacagcattgtactaagcacttgggagagtacaacataacaaagagCCGGGCCAGCCGTGTGCCGTGCTGCCCTGTCACATGGCTTCACGGGCCGGGCCACTCCAACCCTGCTGAAGGCAAAGCGTGGgatggggcagcgtggctcagtggaaagagcacgggctttggagtcagaggtcatgggttcaaatcctggctccacttgtcagctgcgtgactttgggcaagtcacttcacttctctaggcctcagttacctcatctgtaaaatggggattaaaactgtgagccccccatgggacaacctgatcaccttgtaacctccccagctcttagaacagtgctttgcacgtagtaagcgcttaataaatgccattattgttatggggCGACACCAAAACGCAAGTTGGAGGTGGGTGGGATCACCTTCAGTCGGAGAGCGCCCAGCTTCCTTAGGGGAGAGGTCAGAGGCCTCATCTCCACGAGCTTCCAGTCCAAAGCCATCTGTTCCAGGGGGCAGAATGCAGGTTACCTGCCTCTCCATGACAGGCAGTGGTTTGGGAAGAAACCACAGGAACTGGAGTGGATCCTGGAGTGAGGAGGTGCAGGAAGCTGGTCTTGGGCCCACCCGCCCCTTTGAGGAGGAAATCCCAACTGGGGACCGCAGGCCTAATCCTGGGAAAATTCAGATCTACGTGGGAACGGGCGCCTGCTACGGGGGCAGGGTCCCGGCCCCGGCAGCTCCCGACATCCCACGGTTTATTCCCTCATTCCTGATGCCTTAACCTGCCCGTCTCCTTGGCGATCCAACCCCGGCTGCTTGGCAGCCAGCAAAACAACTCTCCTGACCTGTTGGGGGTGAGTCATGGAGCCCAAGGCCCCCCACGGGCCCGTGATTCCCACAGCCGGgaactcccacctcctcagcAGAGGTCCAGAGCAGAAACACTCAGTGGCCAACCTCTTTCCTGCCTCAGCCTGTCTCCATGGAGGGACCGAGACACACCCAGTAGAGTCCAGACCCCAGGAGGATGGAAGAGCGGGGCAGAAACCAGGGTGGCTGCATGGAGGCTGCGGTAGTTGCAGGAACAGAAGAGAGCCTAAAGAGATACGTTcgatttgttcaatcgtatttattgaatgcttactgtgtgcagcgcactgtactgcaGCGTGctccaagagcacgggctttgtagccCGAGGTCatggttcatatcccggctctgctaattgccagctgtgtgactttgggcaagtcacctcacttctctgggcctcagttccctcatctggaaaatggggatgaagaccgtgagccctaccgtgggacaacctgatcaccttgtatcatcatcatcatcatcaatcgtatttattgagcgcttactatgtgcagagcactgtactaagcgcttgggaagtacaaattggcaacctatagagacagtccctacccaacagtgggctcacagtctaacagggggagacagagaacaaaaccaaacatactaacaaaataaaataaatagaatagatgtgtacaagtaaaataaataaataaatagagtaataaatatgtacaaacatatatacttatatacaggtgctgtggggaagggaaggaggtaagaaggggggatagagggggacgagggggagaggaaggaaggggctcagtctgggaaggcctcctggagaaggggaacctccccggcgcttagaacagtgctttgcacacagtaagcgcttaataaatgctatcattattattcttattactgagctcttgagtgagtacaatgtaacaataaacagatacattccctgcccataacgagataaTACCAGGTGAATAATCAGAGCCTTTCTCCCCACGCCCATGCACACACGCATTACCAATGGAGGGAACGAGTCTCAGGGGGCAGAGGGTCCgggcttccccctctccccagggtCGCTCTCCTGTTCTTCCATCCCGGGGGCTCCTTTTCGGCTGTCGTGGGTGCTGGGTGCGATCCACCCCCCaccgcctcccccagccccaggcagcCTTGGCGGAGTTCCCAAGGTGACGGCAGCGAACAACGTGGAGCTGCACGTTCAGCCCTGCAGCTGCCGCCCCCCGAGCCTCTCCCGGCGGGGTCTCCCCGTGACCCCCAGGGCCCCCGCTCCGCCAGCTCTCCACACAAGGCCGGTCACGGCCTCCAGCTCCCACCTCGTGAAGTCAGTGCCACCCACGCTAGCATTGCCCTTTTAAGAGGCGCCTAGGCCCAGCTTGAGGGGGCTACTGCAGGCAGGTTCTTGTTGGAAACACAGAAATGTGCAACTCCCAAGCAGGTAGGGCAGAGAAGGATGAGTCCCAGGGCTCAGGGGCCTCCTCGCTTCCCctctgtagggaccgtctgtatatgttgccgacttgtacttcccaggtgattaatacagtgctttgcacacagtaagtgctcaataaaatgaatgaatgagtccctccctgcccaccccagcaGGGACTCACTGGACTTCCTGAACCCCCAGCCGGGCACAGCCCCACCAGGACACAGCCATTCCTGGGGAAGTTTGAGATTTTGCCTTCTGCAACCCAGAAGACCGCAGAACCTAGGCTCTGctaggctctgctgagagctcacctcctccaggaggccttcccagactgagccccttccttcctctccccctcgtccccctctccatccccctcatcttacctccttcccttccccacagcacctgtatatatggatata
The sequence above is a segment of the Tachyglossus aculeatus isolate mTacAcu1 chromosome 7, mTacAcu1.pri, whole genome shotgun sequence genome. Coding sequences within it:
- the SARS1 gene encoding serine--tRNA ligase, cytoplasmic, with amino-acid sequence MVLDLDLFRVDKGGDPALVRETQEKRFKDPGLVDQLVRADGEWRRCRFRADNLNKLKNLCSKTIGEKMKKKEPVGGEESIPENALKLDDLNADILAGLKVSQIKKVRLLIDEAILKCDGERQKLEAERFESLREIGNLLHPSVPISNDEDADNKVEKVWGDCTVRKKYSHVDLVVMVDGFEGEKGAVVAGSRGYFLKGVLVFLEQALIQYALRTLGSRGYTPIYTPFFMRKEVMQEVAQLSQFDEELYKVIGKGSEKADDNSYDEKYLIATSEQPIAALHRDEWLRPEDLPIKYAGLSTCFRQEVGSHGRDTRGIFRVHQFEKIEQFVYSSPHDNKSWEMFDEMIGTAEEFYQALGIPYHIVNIVSGSLNHAASKKLDLEAWFPGSGAFRELVSCSNCTDYQARRLRIRYGQTKKMMDKVEFVHMLNATMCATTRTICAILENYQTEKGIVVPEKLRQFMPPDLQELIPFVKAAPIDQEPSKKQKKQHEGGKKKAAAGDSALEGRLQNMEVTDA